DNA from Yamadazyma tenuis chromosome 5, complete sequence:
CTTGAATCTAACACCAGGAATATCACCCTTAGCCTTACCTCTTCTACCGAAACCGGCCAACAAGACTTcgtcattttcatcaacaaagttCAAACAACCATCGTTTGGAACGAAAGCAGTAACTCTCTTACCGTTCTTGATTAATTGGACTCTGACACACTTTCTAATAGCGGAGTTTGGTTGCTTGGATTCAATACCaatcttttccaacacGATACCTTTAGCGTGAGAAGATCCACCGAAAGGAGACGACTTGAAGGCAGTTCCCAACAATCTGGACTTATATTGTTGGTCAGCCCACTTGTTTTCTCTTCTGTGGACTCTCAACTTTCTAGCGGCGTTTAATCCTCTTGGCTTTCCTTTACCCATGATTGATTATTTTACTCTTCGGTTAGTTAAAACTTGTATTAAATTTTTTCAGTGCTTGAGAAGTAAAGAAAATTTTCTGGCGGAGTGGTGGAGGGACGACGCACAAACGGTCGTGTGCAGGAAGACACAAAAAAAGCAGTCGTGGTACCAATGACACCAAATGCGAGGGCGCGAACCCTCATCCTCTGTTAAGGCATCGATAAGATAAGCTTACAGTTCAAATACTGGGGT
Protein-coding regions in this window:
- the rps23 gene encoding 40S ribosomal protein uS12 (COG:J; EggNog:ENOG503P20Z); its protein translation is MGKGKPRGLNAARKLRVHRRENKWADQQYKSRLLGTAFKSSPFGGSSHAKGIVLEKIGIESKQPNSAIRKCVRVQLIKNGKRVTAFVPNDGCLNFVDENDEVLLAGFGRRGKAKGDIPGVRFKVVKVSGVSLLALFKEKKEKPRS